One Gossypium raimondii isolate GPD5lz chromosome 3, ASM2569854v1, whole genome shotgun sequence genomic window carries:
- the LOC105796554 gene encoding cytochrome P450 CYP749A22-like has translation MSGLMKLVILVPRSLFFAALVKFLYDYLWRPLRIQQMLNSQGIRGPPYRFIHGNNKEVAKMRQEALSKPMALRHDIFPRVQPHIDTWINKYGRNYLSWDGVRAELVISEPELIKEVLKNSEKAFPKRKLTVFLSKLLGNGLATVEGEKWEKRRKLGNYAFHGESLKNMTPAIIASVETMLEKWKGYVGKEIEVFEEFRLLTSEVISRTAFGSTYLEGQKIFYMLSKLAIIANRSFFKTRIPWISKLWKSADILESEELANEIQGCVMKMIKEREDRVVNGEADSFGNDFLGLLVNAYHDLDDKNMLSLGDLVDECKTFYLAGQDTVNGLLAWTVLLLAIHGDWQEKARREVIDIFGNQNPHPESIVKLKIMTMIINETLRLYGLQNGIIREVGREVQIGNLVLPANIDLYIANVVPQHDPQLWGDDVHLFKPERFAEGIAKATNYNAAAFCPFGIGPRSCVGMSFATMETKIALSMILQRYTISLSPAYVHAPISVLGIQPEHGIQVILKSLDSSV, from the exons ATGAGTGGCTTGATGAAGCTTGTAATTCTTGTCCCACGTTCTTTGTTCTTCGCAGCTTTAGTAAAGTTCCTTTATGATTACCTGTGGAGACCTCTCCGTATACAGCAAATGCTGAATTCACAGGGAATCAGAGGACCTCCTTACAGATTCATCCATGGCAACAACAAAGAAGTTGCCAAAATGAGACAAGAAGCGTTAAGCAAGCCTATGGCTTTGAGGCATGATATATTTCCTAGAGTGCAGCCACATATTGACACCTGGATCAACAAATATG GGAGGAATTATCTTTCTTGGGATGGTGTTCGAGCTGAACTTGTGATTTCAGAACCTGAACTAATCAAAGAGGTTctaaaaaatagtgaaaaagcTTTTCCCAAAAGGAAGCTTACAGTTTTCCTTAGCAAGTTATTAGGGAACGGGCTTGCGACAGTCGAGGGTGAAAAATGGGAGAAGCGACGGAAGTTGGGGAATTATGCTTTTCATGGGGAAAGCTTAAAG AACATGACACCGGCAATAATTGCCAGCGTTGAAACAATGCTAGAAAAGTGGAAAGGCTATGTGGGCAAAGAGATTGAAGTGTTTGAAGAATTTAGATTATTAACTTCAGAAGTGATATCGAGAACAGCTTTTGGTAGCACTTACTTGGAAGGGCAGAAAATTTTTTACATGTTGAGCAAGTTGGCAATAATTGCGAACCGAAGTTTTTTCAAGACCAGAATTCCTTGGATCAG CAAGTTATGGAAATCTGCTGATATTCTTGAGTCAGAAGAACTTGCAAATGAAATACAGGGTTGTGTGATGAAGATGATTAAGGAAAGAGAAGACAGAGTTGTGAATGGAGAAGCTGATAGCTTTGGCAATGATTTTCTAGGATTACTTGTAAATGCTTATCATGATTTGGATGACAAAAACATGCTTTCATTGGGAGACTTGGTAGATGAGTGCAAAACATTCTACCTTGCTGGACAAGATACTGTTAATGGCTTGCTTGCATGGACAGTCTTACTTTTAGCAATCCACGGAGATTGGCAAGAGAAAGCAAGAAGAGAGGTGATTGACATATTTGGTAACCAAAATCCACATCCTGAAAGCAttgtcaaactcaaaatt ATGACCATGATCATTAATGAAACTTTAAGATTATATGGTCTACAAAATGGCATAATAAGAGAAGTTGGAAGAGAAGTTCAGATTGGAAATCTAGTGTTACCTGCTAATATAGATCTTTATATTGCAAATGTTGTACCTCAACATGACCCTCAACTATGGGGAGACGATGTCCATCTTTTTAAACCAGAGAGGTTCGCAGAAGGAATTGCCAAAGCTACCAATTACAATGCAGCTGCATTTTGTCCGTTTGGAATTGGACCTCGGTCTTGTGTTGGTATGAGCTTTGCAACCATGGAAACAAAGATTGCACTCTCCATGATTCTTCAACGCTATACCATTTCTCTCTCCCCTGCTTATGTCCACGCGCCAATATCTGTTCTCGGCATTCAACCAGAACATGGAATTCAAGTAATACTCAAATCACTGGACAGCAGTGTTTAA
- the LOC128031977 gene encoding cytochrome P450 CYP749A22-like has product MTPAVIASVETMLEKWKGQEGKEIEVFHEFRLLTSEVISRTAFGSSYLEGEKVFAMLNKLSIIMSRNLYNTRIPLINKLWKPADMLESEELAKEIQYCVMKMVKKREDRVVNGEADSFGNDFLGLLVNAYHDSDKNNKLSMEDLVDECKTFYFAGQDTVNALLAWTVLLLAIHGDWQDKARREVIGIFGNQNPQPEGIAKLKTMTMIINETLRLYGPSNGMLRRVGREVQMEKVVLPANIDILIANVALHHDPQLWGEDVHLFKPDRFAEGIAKATNYNTGAFFPFGLGPRTCVGMTFATTETKIVLSMILQRYAITLSPAYVHSPIPIISLKPQHVIQVMLKSLHSDA; this is encoded by the exons ATGACACCAGCTGTAATTGCTAGCGTTGAAACAATGCTAGAGAAATGGAAAGGCCAAGAAGGCAAAGAGATTGAAGTGTTCCATGAATTTAGATTATTGACTTCAGAAGTGATATCAAGAACAGCTTTTGGTAGCAGTTACTTGGAAGGAGAGAAGGTTTTTGCCATGTTGAACAAGCTGTCAATAATTATGAGTCGAAATCTTTATAATACTAGAATTCCTTTGATCAA CAAGTTATGGAAACCTGCCGATATGCTAGAGTCTGAAGAACTTGCAAAAGAAATACAATATTGTGTGATGAAGATGGTTAAGAAAAGAGAAGACAGAGTTGTGAATGGAGAAGCTGATAGCTTTGGGAATGATTTTCTAGGATTACTTGTAAATGCCTATCATGATTCGGACAAAAATAACAAGCTTTCAATGGAAGATCTGGTGGATGAATGCAAAACATTCTATTTTGCAGGACAAGATACTGTTAATGCCTTGCTTGCCTGGACAGTCTTGCTTTTAGCAATCCATGGAGATTGGCAAGATAAAGCAAGAAGGGAGGTGATTGGCATATTTGGTAACCAAAATCCACAACCGGAAGGCATTGCAAAACTCAAAACT ATGACGATGATCATTAATGAAACTCTAAGATTGTATGGTCCATCAAATGGAATGTTGAGAAGAGTTGGAAGAGAAGTTCAAATGGAAAAGGTAGTCCTCCCTGCTAATATAGATATTCTAATTGCAAATGTTGCACTTCACCATGACCCTCAACTGTGGGGAGAAGATGTGCATCTTTTTAAACCAGACAGATTTGCGGAAGGGATTGCCAAAGCTACCAATTACAATACGGGTGCATTTTTTCCCTTTGGATTGGGACCTCGAACTTGTGTTGGTATGACCTTTGCAACCACAGAAACCAAGATTGTTCTCTCCATGATCCTACAACGCTATGCTATTACCCTTTCCCCTGCCTATGTCCACTCACCAATACCTATAATCAGCCTTAAACCACAACATGTAATTCAAGTAATGCTCAAGTCACTGCATAGCGATGCTTGA